A window from Cryptomeria japonica chromosome 1, Sugi_1.0, whole genome shotgun sequence encodes these proteins:
- the LOC131028792 gene encoding uncharacterized protein LOC131028792: protein MGCLSKKMAYLGLVLIMLHMTPCTCSSRKLKGMVQQSPLTTVFTMPAKMNSFAAVQKSTPKTSKSHFLKGWIETWPSTIHPRLFLHEVHTGPNPISNSFPWAKRKPIPQSP, encoded by the exons ATGGGATGCCTGAGTAAAAAAATGGCATATCTTGGTCTCGTGCTAATCATGCTACACATGACCCCTTGCACCTGCTCTTCTCGTAAACTCAAAG GTATGGTGCAGCAAAGTCCATTAACTACAGTATTCACTATGCCAGCGAAGATGAATAGTTTTGCTGCAGTGCAG AAATCTACTCCAAAAACATCAAAGAGTCATTTCCTGAAGGGGTGGATAGAGACATGGCCAAGTACAATACACCCTAGACTCTTTCTGCATGAAGTGCATACAGGCCCAAATCCGATAAGCAATTCTTTTCCCTGGGCCAAACGCAAACCAATACCACAATCTCCATAA